Proteins encoded by one window of Ovis canadensis isolate MfBH-ARS-UI-01 breed Bighorn chromosome 14, ARS-UI_OviCan_v2, whole genome shotgun sequence:
- the FHOD1 gene encoding FH1/FH2 domain-containing protein 1 isoform X2: MRAPTLKARSCHLIQEAKVQLETQDKREERELQLEDCALQVSPSGYYLDPELSLEEQREMLEGFFEEISKGRKPTLILRTQLSVRVNAILEKLYGSSGPELRRSLFSLKQIFQEDKDLVPEFVHSEGLSCLIRVGAAADHNYQSYILRALGQLMLFVDGMLGVVAHTETVQWLYTLCASLSRLVVKTALKLLLVFVEYSESNAPLFIRAVNSVASTTGAPPWANLVSILEEKNGADPELLVYTVTLINKTLGALPDQDSFYDVTDALEQQGMEALVQRHLSKAGTDVDLRAQLVLYENALRLEDGDLEEAVTGGRRTTRRKPSSEEGKRSRRSLEVRSPEPGSTGPASPVVSTSTTSPVLLTSPTSSPVGPAPPPSPASSPVGPASGLHSTLSLFPTISVAPSSDSSCERSVYKARFLENVAAAETEKQAALAQGRAETLAGAMPDDMDGRPDTRESRHSQEPIPAPRTPQSAAPRILLRAQQSLEPEPREPLAPPSPKAEPVWELPARVPRLCIGDLDFSDLGEDEDQDMLNLEPVEAEKGIPPPPPLLSGSLSPPPPPPPPPLKSPFPPAPPPPPAAPLPHSAPDGPALPTKRKTVKLFWRELKLAGVRGGSGSRFGPSPTLWASLEPVSVDTARLEHLFESRAKDVLPSKKAGEGRRTMTTVLDPKRSNAINIGLTTLPPVHVIKAALLNFDEFAVSKDGIEKLLTMMPTEEERQKIEEAQLANPDIPLGPAENFLMTLASIGGLAARLQLWAFKLDYDSMEREIAEPLFDLKVGMEQLVQNATFRCILATLLAVGNFLNGSQSSGFELSYLEKVSEVKDTVRRQPLLHHLCALVLQARPDSSDLYSEIPALARCAKVDFEQLTENLGQLERRSRAAEDSLRSLAKHELAPALRARLTHFLAHCTRRVAMLRIVHRRVCNRFHAFLLYLGYTAEAAREVRIMQFCHTLREFALEYRTCRDRVLQQQQKRATYRERNKTRGRMITETEKFSGVAGETPSKPSVPMAVSSGLGEGDADSHATMKSLLASKPEDATHGRRSRGMVQSSSPVMPTAVGPSTVPLEEPPGSSLPSDTSDEIMDLLVQSVTKSSPRALAARERKRSRGNRKSLRRTLKSGLGEDLVQALGLSKGPGLEV; the protein is encoded by the exons ATGCGGGCTCCCACCCTCAAGGCCCGTTCATGTCATCTCATTCAGGAAGCCAAAGTCCAATTGGAGACCCAAGAtaaaagggaggaaagagaattACAG CTCGAGGACTGTGCCCTGCAAGTGTCTCCATCTGGATATTACCTGGACCCTGAGCTGTCCCTGGAAGAGCAGCGGGAGATGTTGGAGGGCTTCTTTGAAGAGATCAG CAAAGGGCGGAAGCCTACTCTGATCCTGCGGACCCAGCTCTCCGTGAGGGTCAATGCCATCTTAG AAAAGTTGTATGGCTCCAGTGGCCCTGAGCTCCGCCGCTCCCTCTTCTCACTAAAGCAGATCTTCCAG GAGGACAAGGACCTGGTGCCTGAATTTGTGCACTCTGAGGGGCTGAGTTGCCTGATCCGCGTGGGTGCCGCTGCTGACCACAACTACCAGAGCTACATCCTCCGAG CCCTAGGCCAGCTGATGCTGTTTGTGGATGGGATGCTGGGGGTGGTGGCCCACACTGAGACCGTGCAGTGGCTGTACACGCTGTGTGCCAGCCTG TCCCGCTTGGTGGTGAAGACAGCCCTGAAACTGCTGCTGGTGTTCGTGGAATACTCTGAGAGCAACGCACCGCTGTTCATCCGTGCAGTCAACTCTGTGGCCAGCACCACGG GTGCTCCTCCGTGGGCCAATTTGGTGTCCATCCTGGAGGAGAAGAACGGCGCTGACCCCGAGCTGCTGGTGTACACTGTCACCCTCATCAACAAG ACTCTGGGAGCCCTCCCGGACCAGGACTCCTTCTACGACGTGACGGATGCACTGGAGCAGCAGGGCATGGAAGCACTGGTCCAGCGCCACTTGAGCAAGGCGGGCACTGACGTCGACCTGCGAGCCCAACTTGTACTCTACGAG AACGCCCTGCGGTTGGAGGATGGAGACCTCGAAGAAGCCGTCACAGGTGGGCGGCGCACCACCCGCCGAAAACCTTCCTCAGAGGAGGGCAAGAGGAGCCGTCGATCTCTAGAAGTGCGCTCCCCGGAGCCTGG CTCCACAGGCCCCGCCTCTCCGGTCGtctccacctccaccaccagcCCGGTCCTGCTGAccagccccacctccagccccgtaggccccgccccgcctccaAGCCCCGCCTCCAGCCCCGTGGGCCCTGCCTCTGGCCTCCATAGCACCTTGAGCCTCTTTCCGACCATCTCCGTGGCGCCCTCATCCGACAGCTCCTGTGAGAGGAGCGTCTACAA AGCCCGGTTCCTGGAGaatgtagcagcagcagaaacagaaaAGCAGGCTGCGCTGGCCCAGGGCCGGGCAGAAACATTGGCTGGAGCCATGCCCGATGATATGGATGGGCGTCCAG ACACCCGAGAATCAAGGCACTCTCAGGAACCCATCCCTGCACCCAGAACACCCCAGAGTGCTGCCCCCCGAATCCTGCTGCGTGCCCAGCAGAGCCTTGAGCCAGAGCCCAGGGAGCCATTGGCCCCACCAAGCCCTAAGGCTGAGCCTGTGTGGGAGCTCCCTGCCCGTGTACCCAGGCTCTGCATTGGGGACCTGGACTTCTCAGATCTGGGGGAGGATGAAGACCAGGACATGCTAAACCTGGAGCCTGTGGAGGCGGAGAAAGGGATCCCGCCCCCACCACCCCTGCTGTCTGGAAGCCTCTCACCTCCTCCGcctccacctcccccacccctcaaaaGCCCCTTcccaccagccccacccccaccccctgctgcccCTCTTCCCCACTCAGCACCTGatggccctgccctccccaccaagAGGAAAACAGTAAAACTCTTCTGGCGGGAGCTAAAGTTGGCTGGAGTCCGTGGAGGCTCTGGCAGTCGCTTTgggcccagccccaccctgtgGGCCTCACTAGAGCCTGTCTCGGTGGATACAGCCCGGCTAGAACACCTGTTTGAGTCCCGAGCCAAGGACGTGTTGCCTTCCAAG AAAGCTGGTGAGGGCCGCCGTACAATGACCACAGTGCTGGACCCCAAGCGCAGCAATGCCATCAACATTGGCCTAACCACACTGCCTCCTGTGCACGTGATCAAGGCCGCCCTGCTCAACTTTGATGAGTTTGCCGTAAGCAAGGATGGCATCGAG AAGCTACTGACCATGATGCCCACAGAGGAGGAGCGGCAGAAGATCGAGGAGGCCCAGCTGGCCAATCCCGACATACCCTTGGGCCCAGCCGAGAATTTCCTGATGACTCTCGCCTCCATCGGGGGCCTGGCTGCCCGCCTACAGCTCTGGGCCTTCAAACTGGATTATGACAGCATGGAGCGG GAAATTGCAGAGCCACTGTTCGACCTGAAAGTGGGCATGGAACAACTGGTGCAAAATGCCACGTTCCGCTGCATCCTGGCCACCCTGCTGGCTGTGGGCAACTTTCTCAATGGCTCCCAG AGCAGCGGCTTTGAGCTGAGCTACCTGGAGAAGGTGTCGGAAGTGAAGGACACGGTGCGCCGCCAGCCCCTGCTGCACCACCTCTGCGCCCTGGTGCTGCAGGCCCGGCCCGACTCCTCTGACCTCTACTCGGAGATCCCCGCCCTGGCCCGCTGCGCCAAG GTGGACTTTGAGCAGCTGACTGAGAACCTGGGACAGCTGGAACGCCGGAGCCGGGCAGCTGAAGACAGCCTGCGGAGCCTGGCCAAGCATGAGCTGGCTCCAGCCCTGCGTGCCCGCCTCACCCACTTCCTGGCTCACTGTACCCGCCGTGTTGCCATGCTGAGGATTGTGCACCGCCGTGTCTGCAACAG GTTCCACGCCTTCCTGCTGTACCTGGGGTACACGGCAGAGGCAGCCCGTGAGGTCCGCATCATGCAGTTCTGCCACACGCTGCGGGAGTTCGCACTGGAATATCGGACCTGCCGGGACCGggtgctgcagcagcagcagaagcggGCCACGTATCGTGAGCGCAACAAGACCCGGGGACGTATGATCACTGAG ACAGAGAAGTTCTCGGGTGTGGCTGGGGAAACCCCCAGCAAGCCGTCTGTCCCTATGGCTGTGAGCAGTGGGCTGGGAGAAGGTGATGCTGATAGTCATGCCACCATGAAGAGTCTGCTGGCCAGCAAGCCTGAGGATGCCACACATGGCCGTCGCAGCAGAG GCATGGTCCAGAGCAGCTCCCCAGTCATGCCTACAGCAGTGGGGCCCTCCACTGTACCCCTGGAAGAACCTCCAGGCTCCAGTTTACCCAGTGACACTTCAGATGAGATCATGGACCTGCTGGTGCAGTCAGTGACCAAGAGCAGCCCCCGTGCCTTAGCTGCTAGGGAACGCAAGCGTTCCCGTGGCAACCGCAAGTCTT TGAGACGGACGCTGAAGAGCGGGCTGGGAGAGGATCTGGTACAGGCACTTGGACTGAGCAAGGGTCCTGGCCTGGAAGTGTGA